The following coding sequences are from one Asterias amurensis chromosome 8, ASM3211899v1 window:
- the LOC139940349 gene encoding aldo-keto reductase family 1 member B1-like → MGLKHFIELANKMKMPVLGLGTWKSKPGEVTNAVKTALDVGYRHIDCAAAYGNETEVGLGLKAKIEDGTVKREDVFITSKLWSNMHHPDDVEGACRETLQELGVGYLDLYLIHWPMAYQRGKEKFPKDANGKFIIAPEIHYKDTWTAMEQLVGGGLCKAIGLSNFNLSMIQEIQAISKVPISNLQIELHPYLTQDNLVKYCQDNNISVTAYSPLGSPDRPWVKETDPNLMADPEVVRIAEANQKSPAQVLIRFALQRGIICIPKSVTPSRIKQNFQTLDFELSASDMKSLHDLNRNYRGCCLSWVDHPHHPFPSDISVQ, encoded by the exons TCAAAGCCTGGTGAAGTTACCAATGCTGTGAAGACAGCTTTGGACGTTGGGTACCGTCACATTGACTGTGCCGCTGCTTATGGTAATGAGACTGAGGTAGGACTCGGCTTAAAGGCAAAGATTGAGGATGGTACCGTCAAGCGAGAAGATGTTTTCATCACCAGCAAG ctATGGAGCAACATGCACCACCCTGATGATGTGGAGGGGGCATGCAGGGAGACTCTTCAGGAACTTGGTGTGGGATACTTGGATCTCTACCTAATACACTGGCCCATGGCATACCAG aggGGTAAGGAGAAGTTTCCCAAGGATGCAAACGGCAAATTCATCATTGCTCCAGAGATTCATTACAAAGACACCTGGACG GCCATGGAGCAACTGGTTGGAGGAGGGCTGTGCAAAGCAATTGGTTTATCCAACTTCAACTTGTCCATGATTCAGGAAATCCAGGCAATCTCTAAGGTCCCTATTTCTAATCTCCAG atcgaGCTGCACCCTTACCTGACGCAGGATAACCTCGTCAAATATTGTCAAGATAACAACATATCGGTAACTGCCTACAGCCCTCTTGGATCACCTGACCGCCCTTG GGTCAAAGAGACTGACCCCAATCTGATGGCTGATCCAGAGGTGGTCAGGATTGCAGAGGCCAACCAGAAGAGTCCCGCCCAGGTGCTTATTCGCTTTGCTCTACAGCGAGGCATTATCTGTATACCGAAGAGTGTCACTCCATCAAGAATAAAACAGAACTTTCAG ACGCTAGATTTTGAGTTGAGCGCAAGTGACATGAAGTCACTGCATGATCTCAACAGGAATTACAGAGGTTGCTGTCTGTCTTG GGTGGACCATCCTCATCACCCATTTCCCAGTGACATCAGTGTCCAGTAA
- the LOC139940350 gene encoding peroxiredoxin-like — protein sequence MALQNCARLGLVSLFTRSFSSLVQKGHSHVHTRALPACFSLKGRQSPSLNRIYKVQGHPISTSCCLDVSVQQPAPSFSGKAVVNGDFKTVKLEDYRGKYLVLFFYPLDFTFVCPTEIIAFSERASEFTDLNTVVMGVSVDSHFSHLAWINTPRKEGGLGKMNIPLLSDFQKQISKDYGVLLEEEGVALRGLFLIDPEGIVRHMSVNDLPVGRSVDETLRLVKAFQFVAEHGEVCPAGWTPDSATIKPDPKGSKTYFEAVNE from the exons ATGGCTCTTCAAAACTGTGCAAGATTGGGGTTG GTGTCTTTATTTACAAGGAGCTTCTCATCATTGGTGCAGAAAGGACATAGCCATGTTCACACTAGAGCTCTACCGGCTTGTTTCTCTCTCAAGGGACGACAGAGTCCAAGTCTGAACAGGATATACAAAGTGCAGGGTCATCCGATCAGTACAT CGTGTTGTCTTGACGTCAGTGTACAACAACCTGCACCTAGTTTCAGCGGGAAAGCAGTGGTGAACGGAGACTTCAAAACAGTTAAGCTTGAAGACTACCGAGGAAAGTACCTGGTGCTCTTCTTTTACCCACTAGACTT CACCTTTGTTTGTCCAACCGAGATCATTGCATTCAGCGAGCGAGCTAGCGAGTTTACAGATCTCAATACCGTCGTCATGGGTGTGTCCGTAGATTCACATTTCAGCCATCTTGCCTGGATCAACACCCCAAGAAAG GAAGGTGGGCTTGGGAAGATGAACATCCCTCTCCTTAGTGATTTCCAGAAGCAGATCTCTAAGGATTATGGCGTCTTACTGGAAGAGGAAGGAGTTGCATTGAG AGGGCTATTTCTGATTGACCCGGAGGGGATTGTACGCCACATGAGCGTCAACGACCTTCCAGTTGGACGGTCAGTGGATGAAACTTTACGATTGGTCAAAGCGTTTCAGTTTGTAGCCGAGCATGGTGAGGTTTGCCCAGCAGGCTGGACGCCAGACTCCGCTACT ATCAAGCCAGACCCAAAGGGATCCAAGACCTACTTTGAGGCAGTCAACGAGTAA